In Carassius auratus strain Wakin chromosome 46, ASM336829v1, whole genome shotgun sequence, the following proteins share a genomic window:
- the LOC113064352 gene encoding high choriolytic enzyme 1-like isoform X1, with protein sequence MACILFFSFSAVLLNFSGARPLADQAVQSSTGVDLFSQILEANKEVSDMLSEGDIVVSASASKKAMTNSMTGAMSTVNGYSGWPKSPSGWVVVPYTISNDYSDYQRMVIESAMKSITSKTCVHFLPRTNEVDYISIENLGGCSSTVGRAGGVQQLSLSVDGCIYYGIVEHELIHSLGFSHEHTRSDRDKYIWINWQNVPEASSYNFQIKDTDTLNTPYDYNSIMHYGRSSFAIQSGLETIVPIPNPLVQIGQRQELSAIDIQRINQLYECGF encoded by the exons ATGGCCTGTATATTGTTTTTCTCCTTCTCGGCTGTGCTGTTGAACTTCTCTGGAGCTCGTCCTTTG gctGATCAAG CTGTCCAGTCGAGTACTGGTGTGGATCTATTCTCTCAAATTTTGGAGGCAAACAAAG AGGTCAGTGACATGCTTTCTGAGGGAGATATAGTTGTATCTGCATCCGCATCCAAGAAAGCCATGACCAATTCCATGACTGGTGCCATGAGCACTGTAAATGGCTACAGCGGCTGGCCAAAGTCCCCATCTGGATGGGTTGTAGTGCCATATACCATTTCTAACGACTAct CTGATTATCAGAGGATGGTGATTGAAAGTGCAATGAAGAGCATCACCTCTAAAACCTGTGTCCATTTTTTGCCACGCACTAATGAAGTGGACTACATCAGCATTGAGAATCTAGGAGG CTGCTCATCTACTGTAGGGAGAGCTGGAGGTGTACAGCAGTTGTCTCTGTCTGTGGACGGCTGTATTTATTATGGGATTGTTGAGCATGAGCTCATCCATTCTCTGGGGTTCAGCCACGAACACACCAGGAGTGACCGAGACAAGTACATCTGGATCAACTGGCAGAATGTTCCAGAag CATCTTCATACAACTTTCAGATAAAGGACACAGATACTCTGAATACCCCTTATGACTACAACTCAATCATGCATTATGGAAG GTCATCCTTTGCCATACAATCTGGCTTGGAAACAATCGTTCCAATTCCTAACCCTTTAGTACAGATTGGGCAGAGGCAGGAATTGTCTGCCATTGACATTCAGCGAATCAACCAGCTCTATGAATGTG GTTTTTAA
- the LOC113064352 gene encoding high choriolytic enzyme 1-like isoform X2, whose amino-acid sequence MLSEGDIVVSASASKKAMTNSMTGAMSTVNGYSGWPKSPSGWVVVPYTISNDYSDYQRMVIESAMKSITSKTCVHFLPRTNEVDYISIENLGGCSSTVGRAGGVQQLSLSVDGCIYYGIVEHELIHSLGFSHEHTRSDRDKYIWINWQNVPEASSYNFQIKDTDTLNTPYDYNSIMHYGRSSFAIQSGLETIVPIPNPLVQIGQRQELSAIDIQRINQLYECGF is encoded by the exons ATGCTTTCTGAGGGAGATATAGTTGTATCTGCATCCGCATCCAAGAAAGCCATGACCAATTCCATGACTGGTGCCATGAGCACTGTAAATGGCTACAGCGGCTGGCCAAAGTCCCCATCTGGATGGGTTGTAGTGCCATATACCATTTCTAACGACTAct CTGATTATCAGAGGATGGTGATTGAAAGTGCAATGAAGAGCATCACCTCTAAAACCTGTGTCCATTTTTTGCCACGCACTAATGAAGTGGACTACATCAGCATTGAGAATCTAGGAGG CTGCTCATCTACTGTAGGGAGAGCTGGAGGTGTACAGCAGTTGTCTCTGTCTGTGGACGGCTGTATTTATTATGGGATTGTTGAGCATGAGCTCATCCATTCTCTGGGGTTCAGCCACGAACACACCAGGAGTGACCGAGACAAGTACATCTGGATCAACTGGCAGAATGTTCCAGAag CATCTTCATACAACTTTCAGATAAAGGACACAGATACTCTGAATACCCCTTATGACTACAACTCAATCATGCATTATGGAAG GTCATCCTTTGCCATACAATCTGGCTTGGAAACAATCGTTCCAATTCCTAACCCTTTAGTACAGATTGGGCAGAGGCAGGAATTGTCTGCCATTGACATTCAGCGAATCAACCAGCTCTATGAATGTG GTTTTTAA